The window AACGCTGTTACTAACTTTCTCATCTGTATTCCTCCTAAGTTGTTGTACCTAGGAGTATAGACTTGCGATGTTAACAATGTGTTGAGCAAATGTAACAGGAACGTAACGTAAAAGAAAGGGGGCTTTTCCGCGCTGTCAGCGGGCCGAACGGCTTATGGCCTCCATAACGCCGCCCGCTATCGAGAGGGATTTGTCCGATATTGTAAAGCAGTAATCCGCCACGCCGCGCGGATCAACGTCGCCGATCTTCATGTCATAACGGCACTCCACGGAGGGATGAATGAGGCCGCGGATCACGCCGGAAATATTCGCCCGGACGGGATGGCCCGCGATCTCGCCGACCGTCTCGCCCGCCTCCACGAGGTCGCCGATACCTTTACGGGGAACCAGACGTCCCTCCGCCGGAGCGCGCAGCAGCCTCTCGATACCGTAGCCCATGATCACGCCGGGCCTCTTAGTGTCGGGGATCGCCGCGCCCTTCGTGATGACCCGTCCCAGGCTGTGGCCGCGCATCGTCTCAATAACGTAAAGGACGTCCTCCGGCGCGCTGAAACCGGGGCCAAGGGCGATCGTCACGGGGGCCATTCCGCGCGCCGTTCCCGTGGCGCGCTTCGCCATGATCGCGTCAATGAGAATCCGCGGACGAAGGGCGGCGATAGAATCGCCGCGCGGGTCGACCAGAACGCCGACGACGGCCGGATCAAACTCGTCAAGCGATGAGATGAGGCGGCACTCCATATCCTCGACACGGCAGCGCCCCTCATAGACGGCCTCGCAGACGGAGACGGCGCGGCGCACGGCCAGCGGACGCTCCGTCTCAAGCACAAGCACCGGAACGCCGGCCACGCGGAGCCGGTATATAACGCCGGTGGCGAGATCGCCGCCGCCTCTTACTATGACAGGGGAATCCTTAAATATATCCATAACGCTTTATCTTCTAAACTTCACGATCGTCACGCCATAGCCGCCCTCGCCGGGGCCGCCGAGATTATGCTCCGCGATATAGGGAACGCGCTTGCATAGCTCCTGCACCTCGCGGCGCAGAATACCCTCGCCGCGTCCGTGTATCACGGTGACGGTGTCATAACCGGCGCAGTAAGCCTGATCAAGATACTGCTCCACCATCGGGAGCGCCTCGTCTATCGTCATGCCGCGCACCATTATCGACGACGGCACGCCGACGGGACGCGAAACCTTTATCTGCACCTGGGCCTGCGGGGCCCGGTCAGGAGACTTTCTCGTGATCACCTTCAGCTTCGTGAGCGGCACCTCGATCTCCGCGATGCCCGCCTGTATACGGGCCTTCTTGCCCTTCACCTCTATCACCGTGGCGCTCTTGCTGGTACCGATCACCTGCACAGTATCCCCGGCCTTCAGTTCATGGCTCGTAGCCGCGACGGACTCGACGCTCGTCTTCTGCTCCTCACGCTTTATCGCAGACCTCTCTATCTTCTGGAAATGGCTGCGCTTCTTTTCAAGCTCGCGGCGCGCCTCGGACTCCGCCTGCGCGTTCTCCATATTCTTTATCAGCGCGCGCGCCGAATCCTCGGCGTTGCGCACGATCGAAAGCGCCTTCTTGTCGGCGTTGGCGATCAGCGCGTCACGTTTCTCCTCGATCGCCTTTATCTTCGCTTCGTAATCCTTTTCAAGCGCGGCCAGCTTCTTCCGCGAGGCCTCAACGGCGTTTGCCTCGCGTTCCAGCGCGGCGCGCTTCTCGTGAAGCTCGCCGATGAGATCCTCCATCGATATCTCGCGTCCGTTGATCGCCCGCTCAGCCCTCTCAATGATCGAGCGGCGCATGCCGAGCTTGCCGGCGATCAGCAGCGCGTTGCTGCGTCCCGGTATGCCGATCAGTATCCTGTAGGTCGGCGAAAGCGTCGCGCTGTCAAACTCGACGCTCGCGGTTTCAATATCCTCCGTCGTCAGGGCGAAACGTTTTATCGGGTTATGGTGCGTCGTGGCAAGGACGAGAGCCCTTTCCTCACGCAGCCAGTCGAGCAGCGCGATGCCAAGCGCCGCACCCTCCTCAGGGTCCGTCCCCGCGCCAAGCTCGTCAAGCATGACGACGGAGCGCGGCGTCACCCTGTTCAGTATCTCCGACACATGGGTGACATGCGCGCTGAATGTCGAAAGGCTCTGTTCGATGCTCTGTTCGTCGCCGATGTCGGTAAAAAGCTCGCCGATATCGCCGAGCAGTGAGCCCTCCCCCGCCGGTATCGGGAAGCCGAGCCAGCCGAGGTAAATACAGACGCCCGCGGTCTTGAGCGCGACCGTCTTGCCGCCCGTGTTGGGGCCGGTAATGACGAGGATACGAAAATCCCCGCCGCACCTTATCTCTATCGGCACCGACCTGTCGCCGAGCAGCGGATGGCGGGCGCTGACGAAAGAAAAGAGCGTGCGCGGATCAAGATCCGGCAGACGCCACTTATATATACGCGTCATCTCGGAGAGAGCGTAGAAGAGATCCACCGTCCCGAGAACATTTTCCGTGTCAATGATACCCTTTTTGCGGTTGATCAGCTTTGCCGTGAACTCACGGAAGATACGCGTCTCCTCGAGCATCTCCTCGCCGTAAAGCTTGCTGTACTCGTTGTTGAGCGACAGCAGCGAACGCGGCTCCATATAGACGCTGTTCCCGGAGCCGGAGCGGTCTATGACCGAACCGGGGAACTGCGACAGCGCGTCCTGCCGGACAAGAAAGGCATAGCGTCCGTTACGCAGCGTAAGTACCCGCTCCTGGAGCATCCCCGCGATCGCGGGATCGTTCAGCAGCGCGTGTCCGCGGCGGCGCACAGTATCCTTGAGTCCCCGCATCTGCTGGCGCAGCGCGGAGAGCTTCTCCGAGGCGTAGTCATAAAGATGCCCGTCATCGTCGATGACGGCGAGCATCCGCGCCTCCTCCGAAAAATCGCGCATATCGCGCAGCAATATGCCGAAATTCGGATACTCCTCGCGCGCGGCGGAGAGGGCATCCCTCATCCGCCCCGAGAGGGTGAGCAGCAGCCGTATCTTCACCAGCTCCTCGCCGGAGAGCAGGCCGTTCTCCTCCGCCATCTCAAGCATAAAGGCGACGGAGACTATATCATTTATCCACGGCAGTTCTCCCTTATAGCCGCGGTATCTTTCCACATCCATATAGAGCGCCTGACGCCGCTTAAGCTCCGCCATATCGAAAGCCGGAGCGATATTCCGCGCCACAAGCGCCCCTATCTCACTGCGGCAGCGCCGTGAGACCAGTTCCATAACCTTTGAAATTTCCAGACTGCTGTAGGCAGCTTTTTCTATAAACATTCCGTTCCTGCTTTTAATCTTCTCAAATTATTAACCAACGTACCTTCCGCTGACTAGATATGCCAGCTCTCGACGCGGATGATACATATAACCGGCGGCGCTTAAGTACGGTCGGGAGTGGGATCGTACCCCTCCGGCCCCCCGCCGCCCGTCCGGTAGGGCCTCAATATCTGCTCCAGCGTGCCGTCCGGCAGCGTCGTGCCCTCCGGCAGCAGGTTAAGGTCGATAAACATCGCGCGGAACTGCGGCCAGCTCCGCCCCGCGTAACGCAGGATATCGCTCTGCGACATCCAGGTCGGAGTGACTACAGGCGCGAGCAACAGCCCGCCCGTTATCACCACATAGACCACGATCACGCTCTTGATCACGCCGGAGAAGAGCCCCAGAAGTTTGTCTATCCCTCCGAGGCTTGCCGCGCCGATGAGGCTCTTCAATATCATGCGCAGCATCGCCGCGATGAGCGTCACTGAAAGCCAGATCAGCACCGCCGCCGCGGCCTGCGCCATATAGGAGTTGAGACCCATCGTCACGGACAGAAAGCGTCCAATTCCTCCGGAATAATGAAAGGAGAGGTAAAACGAGGCGAGAAAGCCCACAAGCGTTATCACCTCTCCGACAAAACCACGAAAGGAACCCCGGATGATAAAATAGCACCCGAGGATGATAAAAAATATATCCCAATAGTTCCAGCCGCTAAGGCTCACACGGGATCACTGTCCTGTTCGCTGAATTTATCCGATATCTCACCGATACGAAGGCTCAGCTCCTCCACCTGATGAGAGAGCGCCATAAGGGCGAGAAAGAGCCGTTCGTCCTGGCTGAGATTCGGAGGAAAGGCCTCCACCAGCTCTCTGGCGCTCTCAACGATACGGAAGAAACGCGCCGCCTCCAGCTTTGTGGTCAGCGTATATCTCTGACGGCCTATCCAGAAGGAATACTTTCCGTCGCCTAAAGATTTGATCTCGTGCGTTTCATCCATCGGTTAAGAGTTCCCGCCGCTTACTGCCGCTCTTCGCCCGCGGCAGGCTGTTCCTGGGCCGTCAGCTTGCCCATGCGTCCGAGGAGCCCCTCGAGGCAGCTGCCAAGCTCTTCCTTCTCGGCCCTGCTCGCCGCCGCCAGCTTCTCGGCATCCTCCTGGAGCTGCATGATCTCAAGATCGCGGTCCTCTATTATGCCCTTAAGCTCGGCTATCTCGCGGCAGAGCGTGTCGTTCTTCGCCTTCATGCCGCTAAGCATCTCCTCAAGGCGGTCGAGCGCCTCGTTGACCCTTTCAAACTGTTCCATCATTTTCTAAGCACCTCCATAATTCTTTCGTGCGTGAGATCATCCCAGAGGGGAGAAAAATCTCCCCTCTAGTCTATCAGACTATTGTGCTCCGCGGACATCGCCGCCGAATTTTTTGCCGATCTTTTTGACTACCTGTTTTGAAACATTCTCTATCTGCTCGGAGGTGAGAGTCCCACCGTCTGAGCCGACCCAGATCCTGAATGAGACTGATTTGCGCCCCTCTCCCACCTGCGCGCCACGGTACTCGTCGATAAACTTCACATCCCTGACAAGCTCGGCCTTTCTCGCAATGGCCTCGATCTCCGACCAGGCCACATTCTCGTCAAAGACGATCGAAAGGTCGAAGTCCGCAAGCGGGTACTCCGGCAGATGGGTAAACTCGTTCTGACGCGAGGGCAGCGGAACCAGCTTTTCAACATCCAGCTCGAAGACCACCGCGAGGCTGCGCTTGATGCCGGAGGCCTTGGCGCACTTCGGTGAAACGAGCGCGAGCGATCCGATCATCTCCTGCCCCTTCATGACGTTGACCCAGAGCTTCTCATCGGCCCAGAGCGGCTTCTTCAGCTGGGCAAAGCCAAGCGGCTCCATCTGCGCGGCACGGTGCAT is drawn from Cloacibacillus porcorum and contains these coding sequences:
- a CDS encoding endonuclease MutS2; translation: MFIEKAAYSSLEISKVMELVSRRCRSEIGALVARNIAPAFDMAELKRRQALYMDVERYRGYKGELPWINDIVSVAFMLEMAEENGLLSGEELVKIRLLLTLSGRMRDALSAAREEYPNFGILLRDMRDFSEEARMLAVIDDDGHLYDYASEKLSALRQQMRGLKDTVRRRGHALLNDPAIAGMLQERVLTLRNGRYAFLVRQDALSQFPGSVIDRSGSGNSVYMEPRSLLSLNNEYSKLYGEEMLEETRIFREFTAKLINRKKGIIDTENVLGTVDLFYALSEMTRIYKWRLPDLDPRTLFSFVSARHPLLGDRSVPIEIRCGGDFRILVITGPNTGGKTVALKTAGVCIYLGWLGFPIPAGEGSLLGDIGELFTDIGDEQSIEQSLSTFSAHVTHVSEILNRVTPRSVVMLDELGAGTDPEEGAALGIALLDWLREERALVLATTHHNPIKRFALTTEDIETASVEFDSATLSPTYRILIGIPGRSNALLIAGKLGMRRSIIERAERAINGREISMEDLIGELHEKRAALEREANAVEASRKKLAALEKDYEAKIKAIEEKRDALIANADKKALSIVRNAEDSARALIKNMENAQAESEARRELEKKRSHFQKIERSAIKREEQKTSVESVAATSHELKAGDTVQVIGTSKSATVIEVKGKKARIQAGIAEIEVPLTKLKVITRKSPDRAPQAQVQIKVSRPVGVPSSIMVRGMTIDEALPMVEQYLDQAYCAGYDTVTVIHGRGEGILRREVQELCKRVPYIAEHNLGGPGEGGYGVTIVKFRR
- a CDS encoding CvpA family protein, with the translated sequence MSLSGWNYWDIFFIILGCYFIIRGSFRGFVGEVITLVGFLASFYLSFHYSGGIGRFLSVTMGLNSYMAQAAAAVLIWLSVTLIAAMLRMILKSLIGAASLGGIDKLLGLFSGVIKSVIVVYVVITGGLLLAPVVTPTWMSQSDILRYAGRSWPQFRAMFIDLNLLPEGTTLPDGTLEQILRPYRTGGGGPEGYDPTPDRT
- the yqeB gene encoding selenium-dependent molybdenum cofactor biosynthesis protein YqeB, which produces MDIFKDSPVIVRGGGDLATGVIYRLRVAGVPVLVLETERPLAVRRAVSVCEAVYEGRCRVEDMECRLISSLDEFDPAVVGVLVDPRGDSIAALRPRILIDAIMAKRATGTARGMAPVTIALGPGFSAPEDVLYVIETMRGHSLGRVITKGAAIPDTKRPGVIMGYGIERLLRAPAEGRLVPRKGIGDLVEAGETVGEIAGHPVRANISGVIRGLIHPSVECRYDMKIGDVDPRGVADYCFTISDKSLSIAGGVMEAISRSAR